A window of Phycobacter azelaicus contains these coding sequences:
- the queD gene encoding 6-carboxytetrahydropterin synthase QueD translates to MFRIRKEFHFSASHQLTHLPADHQCARLHGHNYIVVVELAAKTLNADGFVRDYHDLKPLKTYIDDSFDHRHLNDVMDAPSTAENMARHFYEWCAQRWPETSAVLVSETPKTWAEYRP, encoded by the coding sequence ATGTTCCGTATCCGCAAGGAATTCCACTTTTCCGCCTCGCACCAGCTGACCCATCTGCCCGCCGATCACCAATGCGCGCGCCTGCACGGGCACAACTACATCGTCGTGGTCGAACTGGCCGCAAAGACGCTGAATGCCGATGGGTTCGTGCGCGACTACCATGACCTGAAGCCGCTCAAGACCTACATCGACGACAGCTTCGATCACCGCCATCTGAATGATGTCATGGACGCCCCCTCGACGGCCGAGAACATGGCCCGGCATTTCTACGAGTGGTGCGCCCAGCGCTGGCCGGAAACCAGCGCGGTGCTGGTCAGCGAAACCCCCAAGACCTGGGCGGAATACAGGCCATGA
- the queE gene encoding 7-carboxy-7-deazaguanine synthase QueE, which translates to MTLRIAEIFGPTIQGEGALIGEPTVFVRAGGCDYRCSWCDSLHAVDSQNRDSWAAMQTGEVWDEVRRLSSGQPLTVSLSGGNPAIQDFGPLIELGRAQGYRFACETQGSVARPWFAGLDTLVLSPKPPSSGEQVNWEAFDACRQAGAAARQQVMKIVIFEEADYQWAQEAHSRHPDLPLYLQPGNPDVDPATPVDLEAFAGRLRWLTEKAMADGWFAARILPQLHVLIWGNQRGV; encoded by the coding sequence ATGACCCTGCGCATCGCCGAAATTTTCGGCCCAACGATCCAGGGCGAAGGCGCACTGATCGGGGAGCCCACCGTCTTTGTCCGCGCAGGCGGCTGCGACTACCGCTGCAGCTGGTGCGACAGCCTGCATGCGGTCGACAGCCAGAACCGCGATAGCTGGGCGGCAATGCAGACCGGAGAGGTCTGGGACGAGGTCCGGCGGCTCTCCAGCGGGCAGCCGCTGACAGTGTCCCTGTCCGGCGGCAACCCCGCGATCCAGGACTTCGGCCCGCTGATCGAACTCGGGCGCGCCCAAGGCTACCGCTTTGCCTGCGAGACGCAGGGCTCGGTGGCGCGGCCCTGGTTCGCCGGACTTGATACGCTGGTGCTGTCTCCCAAGCCGCCGTCAAGCGGCGAACAGGTGAACTGGGAGGCGTTTGACGCCTGCCGCCAGGCCGGCGCCGCCGCGCGCCAGCAGGTGATGAAGATCGTGATTTTTGAAGAGGCCGACTACCAATGGGCGCAGGAGGCGCACAGCCGCCACCCTGATCTGCCGCTCTATCTTCAGCCCGGCAACCCGGATGTCGACCCCGCGACCCCGGTCGATCTGGAAGCTTTCGCCGGCCGTCTGCGCTGGCTGACCGAGAAGGCGATGGCCGATGGCTGGTTCGCCGCCCGTATCCTGCCGCAGCTGCATGTCCTGATCTGGGGCAACCAGCGCGGCGTCTGA
- the queF gene encoding preQ(1) synthase codes for MSQDIYSNLKQLGGETRIPSSPEDAELERVPNPQADVAYNVRFTAPEFTSLCPMTGQPDFAHLVIDYVPGPWLIESKSLKLFLTSFRNHGAFHEDCTISIARRLADFLDPQWLRIGGYWYPRGGIPIDVFWQTGPLPEDVWVPDQGVPPYRGRG; via the coding sequence ATGTCCCAAGATATCTACAGCAACCTCAAGCAGCTCGGCGGCGAGACCCGCATCCCCTCCAGCCCGGAAGACGCAGAACTGGAGCGGGTGCCCAACCCGCAGGCGGATGTCGCCTACAACGTGCGGTTCACCGCGCCTGAGTTCACTTCGCTCTGCCCGATGACCGGCCAGCCGGATTTTGCCCATCTGGTGATCGATTATGTTCCCGGCCCTTGGCTGATCGAGTCGAAATCGCTCAAGCTGTTCCTCACATCGTTCCGCAACCACGGCGCGTTTCACGAAGATTGCACCATCTCCATTGCGCGCCGTCTGGCTGATTTCCTTGATCCACAATGGTTGCGGATCGGTGGCTATTGGTATCCGCGCGGTGGCATCCCGATTGATGTGTTCTGGCAGACCGGCCCGCTTCCGGAAGATGTGTGGGTTCCTGATCAGGGTGTTCCCCCTTACCGTGGCAGGGGTTAA
- a CDS encoding Tex family protein, which translates to MDTSPEISARIAQTIATEIGAGAKQVSAAVALLDEGATVPFVARYRKEATGGLDDSQLRTLDERLSYLRELEARRASIVETIKSQDKLTDDLAAKIAKAETKAQLEDIYLPYKPKRRTKAMIARENGLEPLAEAILADRSLEPEALAEGYVSEAVPTVKDALNGARDILTERLTEDADLLGRLRDFLQREAYLTAKVVEGKEQEGAKFSDYFDHRERWADVPSHRALAMLRGSNEGVLTLDIGPDPEEGVARAEAMVAAVLGAGGDGPGDKWLRKVAGWTWRVKLSLSMMLELMGDLRARAQEDAIQVFARNLKDLLFAAPAGARPTLGLDPGIRTGVKAAVVDATGKLVATETLYPFQPKNDLRGAQVSIVKLIAEHGVELIAIGNGTASRETERMVAEVLKHLPAKVKAPTKVVVSEAGASVYSASELAAREFPDLDVSLRGAVSIARRLQDPLAELVKIEPKSIGVGQYQHDVDQHKLSKSLEAVIEDVVNAVGVDLNMASAPLLSHVSGLGPGLAEAIVAHRDANGAFATRKELLKVARLGPKAFEQCAGFLRIRDGKEPLDASAVHPESYDVARKIVSACGRDIRQIMGDGQALKRLRAEDFVGGGVGLPTVRDIFSELEKPGRDPRPSFVTASFTDGVEEITDLKPGMVLEGTVTNVAAFGAFVDIGVHQDGLVHVSQLADRFVKDPHEIVKTGQVVKVTVTEVDVPRKRIGLTMKKDGGASARDSRNERGQDRRDRQGPRHGGKPAGKGKMSGSPKGKAASRSEGTSTGALGAALMDAFKKS; encoded by the coding sequence GTGGACACTTCCCCTGAGATCAGCGCCCGCATAGCACAGACCATCGCGACCGAGATCGGCGCCGGGGCCAAACAGGTGAGCGCCGCCGTCGCACTGTTGGATGAAGGGGCGACCGTGCCCTTTGTGGCACGCTACCGGAAGGAGGCGACCGGGGGCCTTGATGACAGTCAGCTGCGGACCTTGGATGAGCGGCTGTCCTACCTGCGTGAACTCGAAGCGCGCCGCGCCAGTATCGTTGAAACGATCAAGAGTCAGGACAAGCTGACCGACGATCTGGCCGCAAAGATCGCCAAGGCCGAGACCAAGGCGCAGCTGGAAGACATCTATCTGCCCTATAAGCCCAAGCGCCGCACCAAGGCGATGATCGCGCGGGAAAACGGGCTGGAACCACTGGCCGAGGCCATCCTCGCCGATCGCAGCCTTGAGCCCGAGGCGCTGGCCGAGGGCTACGTCTCCGAAGCGGTGCCGACGGTGAAGGATGCCCTCAATGGAGCGCGTGACATCCTGACGGAACGGCTGACTGAGGACGCCGATCTTCTGGGCCGTCTGCGGGACTTTCTGCAGCGCGAGGCATATCTCACCGCAAAGGTGGTCGAAGGAAAGGAGCAGGAGGGCGCCAAATTCTCGGACTATTTCGACCATAGGGAGCGTTGGGCCGATGTGCCCTCGCATCGGGCGCTGGCGATGCTGCGCGGATCGAACGAGGGCGTGCTGACGCTGGACATCGGCCCGGACCCGGAGGAAGGCGTGGCTCGGGCCGAGGCCATGGTGGCAGCTGTGCTTGGCGCAGGCGGCGATGGTCCCGGCGACAAGTGGCTGCGCAAGGTGGCGGGCTGGACGTGGCGGGTGAAACTGTCCCTTTCCATGATGCTGGAGCTGATGGGCGATCTGCGTGCCCGCGCGCAGGAGGATGCAATCCAGGTCTTTGCGCGCAACCTCAAGGACCTTCTGTTTGCAGCGCCAGCCGGTGCGCGACCAACGCTTGGGCTGGACCCGGGCATTCGCACCGGCGTCAAGGCGGCAGTGGTGGATGCAACCGGGAAATTGGTGGCCACAGAGACGCTATACCCGTTTCAGCCGAAGAATGATCTGCGCGGCGCTCAGGTATCCATCGTCAAGCTGATCGCAGAACATGGCGTTGAGCTCATTGCCATCGGCAACGGTACTGCCAGCCGCGAGACGGAGCGGATGGTGGCCGAGGTGCTGAAACACTTGCCTGCCAAGGTCAAGGCCCCGACCAAGGTGGTGGTCTCAGAGGCGGGGGCCTCGGTCTATTCCGCCTCCGAGCTGGCGGCGCGGGAGTTTCCCGATCTCGATGTGTCCTTGCGCGGCGCGGTCTCCATCGCGCGGCGTCTGCAGGATCCGTTGGCGGAACTGGTAAAGATCGAGCCGAAATCCATTGGCGTTGGCCAATATCAGCACGATGTGGACCAGCACAAACTTTCGAAATCGCTGGAGGCGGTGATCGAGGATGTGGTGAACGCGGTTGGCGTCGATCTCAACATGGCCTCTGCGCCGCTCTTGTCACATGTGTCGGGCCTTGGCCCGGGTCTGGCTGAGGCGATTGTCGCGCACCGCGATGCCAATGGCGCTTTTGCGACCCGCAAAGAGCTGCTGAAAGTCGCACGTCTTGGCCCCAAGGCCTTTGAGCAATGTGCGGGGTTCCTGCGGATCCGGGATGGAAAGGAGCCGCTGGATGCCTCGGCCGTGCACCCCGAAAGCTATGATGTGGCGCGCAAGATTGTCTCGGCCTGCGGGCGTGATATCCGCCAGATCATGGGAGACGGGCAGGCGCTGAAGCGGTTGCGGGCCGAAGACTTTGTTGGCGGCGGCGTAGGCCTGCCCACAGTGCGCGATATTTTCTCTGAACTGGAAAAGCCGGGCCGCGACCCGCGCCCCAGTTTCGTCACGGCGTCCTTCACCGATGGGGTAGAGGAGATCACTGACCTGAAACCCGGTATGGTGCTGGAAGGCACCGTCACCAACGTGGCGGCCTTTGGCGCCTTTGTGGACATCGGGGTGCATCAGGATGGCTTGGTACATGTCAGCCAACTTGCCGACCGGTTCGTCAAGGACCCCCATGAGATTGTGAAAACTGGGCAGGTGGTGAAGGTCACGGTGACCGAGGTCGATGTGCCGCGCAAGCGTATTGGTCTGACGATGAAAAAGGACGGCGGCGCCTCGGCCCGAGACAGCCGCAATGAGCGCGGCCAGGACCGGCGCGACCGGCAAGGTCCGCGTCACGGCGGTAAGCCGGCTGGCAAGGGCAAGATGTCGGGCTCTCCGAAAGGGAAGGCGGCCAGCAGGTCCGAGGGTACCTCAACCGGTGCGCTGGGCGCGGCCCTGATGGATGCGTTCAAAAAATCCTGA
- the gatB gene encoding Asp-tRNA(Asn)/Glu-tRNA(Gln) amidotransferase subunit GatB, with product MLDLTYELPKPKVISGAKHDWELVIGMEVHAQVSSNAKLFSGASTQFGAEPNSNVSFVDAAMPGMLPVINEYCVEQAVRTGLGLKADINLWSAFDRKNYFYPDLPQGYQISQLYHPIVGEGEVLVELGDGTARMVRIERIHMEQDAGKSIHDMDPNMSFVDLNRTGVCLMEIVSRPDIRGPEEAAAYIAKLRQIMRYLGTCDGNMQNGNLRADVNVSICLPGAYDKYQETQDFSHLGTRCEIKNMNSMRFIQQAIEVEARRQIAIVEAGGEVEQETRLYDPDKGETRSMRSKEEAHDYRYFPDPDLLPLEIEQEWVDNIKANLPELPDEKKARFIKEFGLTDYDASVLTADVESAAYFDEVAKGRNGKLAANWVINELFGRLKKEDHDITDSPVSPAQLGGIIDLISSDAISGKIAKDLFEIVYTEGGDPAEIVEARGMKQVTDTGAIEAALDEIIAANPAQVEKAKVNPKLAGWFVGQVMKATGGKANPKAVNELVAKKLG from the coding sequence ATGCTCGACCTGACATATGAACTCCCCAAGCCCAAAGTGATCTCGGGCGCCAAGCACGACTGGGAACTTGTCATCGGCATGGAGGTGCATGCTCAGGTCAGCTCCAATGCGAAACTGTTCTCCGGCGCCTCAACCCAGTTCGGCGCCGAGCCGAACTCGAACGTGTCTTTCGTGGATGCGGCGATGCCGGGCATGCTGCCGGTGATCAACGAATACTGCGTGGAGCAGGCGGTGCGCACCGGTCTGGGTCTCAAGGCCGACATCAACCTCTGGTCCGCCTTTGACCGCAAGAACTACTTCTACCCCGACCTGCCGCAGGGCTATCAGATCTCGCAGCTTTACCACCCCATCGTGGGCGAAGGCGAAGTGCTGGTGGAACTGGGCGACGGCACCGCGCGCATGGTGCGGATCGAGCGCATCCACATGGAGCAGGATGCGGGCAAATCCATTCACGACATGGACCCTAACATGTCCTTCGTGGACCTCAACCGCACCGGCGTCTGCCTGATGGAGATTGTCTCCCGCCCTGATATCCGTGGCCCCGAAGAGGCCGCCGCCTATATCGCCAAGTTGCGCCAGATCATGCGCTACCTAGGCACCTGCGACGGCAACATGCAGAACGGTAACCTGCGCGCGGATGTGAACGTCTCGATCTGCCTGCCCGGCGCCTATGATAAATACCAGGAAACGCAGGATTTCAGCCACCTCGGCACCCGCTGCGAGATCAAGAACATGAACTCCATGCGCTTTATCCAGCAAGCGATCGAGGTCGAGGCCCGCCGCCAGATCGCCATCGTTGAAGCGGGCGGAGAGGTCGAGCAGGAGACCCGCCTTTACGATCCGGACAAGGGCGAGACGCGGTCGATGCGCTCCAAGGAAGAGGCGCATGACTACCGCTATTTCCCCGATCCCGACCTGCTGCCGCTGGAGATCGAACAGGAGTGGGTGGACAACATCAAGGCCAACCTGCCCGAACTGCCGGACGAAAAGAAAGCCCGTTTCATCAAGGAGTTCGGCCTCACCGATTACGACGCTTCGGTGCTGACGGCGGATGTTGAATCGGCCGCCTATTTCGACGAAGTCGCAAAGGGCCGCAACGGCAAGCTGGCCGCCAACTGGGTGATCAACGAGCTGTTTGGCCGCCTCAAGAAAGAAGATCACGACATCACCGACAGCCCGGTCTCCCCGGCGCAGTTGGGCGGGATCATCGATCTGATTTCCTCGGACGCGATTTCCGGCAAGATCGCCAAAGACCTGTTCGAGATCGTCTATACCGAAGGCGGCGATCCGGCAGAAATCGTCGAGGCACGCGGCATGAAACAGGTGACGGACACCGGCGCCATCGAAGCCGCCCTGGACGAGATCATCGCCGCCAACCCCGCGCAGGTGGAAAAGGCCAAGGTGAACCCCAAGCTGGCGGGCTGGTTCGTCGGTCAGGTGATGAAAGCCACCGGCGGCAAGGCCAACCCCAAGGCGGTGAACGAGCTGGTCGCCAAGAAACTGGGCTGA
- the pepT gene encoding peptidase T — translation MNTQFDQALQDRLIRYAAIDSQSDETSPSSPSTAIQFDMLNLLVEELKEIGASDVELTDYGTVLATVPGTAEGPTVGFLAHVDTAPQFNAAGVKPRLIKGYNGGDITFPDNPDLVLSPKDHPYLATKEGHDLITASGTTLLGADDKAGVAVVMTLAQHLIENPEIPHGPIRIAFTPDEEIGRGVDPRLPKDLGVDFAYTLDGSDVGEIIYESFSADRAVVMIKGVSIHPGWAKEKLVNAAHLAAKIVQTLPQATMTPETTDEREGFLHVTDMNGGSSEMEIKLILRDFERDGLAAKGELLRKVCDAVQASEPRAEITCEIYPQYRNMRYWLEEDMTPVDLALEACKANGIEPISVPIRGGTDGSRLTELGVPTPNIFCGMQCVHGPLEWVSVQDMAAATNVCLTLAELAVKK, via the coding sequence ATGAATACCCAATTCGATCAGGCCCTTCAGGACCGGCTCATCCGCTATGCCGCCATCGACAGTCAAAGCGATGAGACCTCGCCCTCCTCCCCCAGCACCGCGATCCAGTTTGATATGCTGAACCTTCTGGTGGAGGAGCTGAAAGAGATCGGCGCGAGCGATGTGGAACTGACAGACTATGGCACCGTGCTGGCCACCGTTCCGGGCACGGCTGAGGGGCCGACGGTGGGCTTCCTTGCCCATGTGGACACCGCGCCGCAGTTCAATGCAGCGGGCGTGAAGCCGCGCCTGATCAAGGGCTACAATGGCGGCGACATCACCTTTCCCGACAATCCCGATCTGGTGCTCTCGCCCAAGGATCACCCCTATCTGGCGACCAAGGAAGGCCACGATCTGATCACCGCCTCTGGCACCACCCTGCTTGGCGCCGACGACAAGGCGGGCGTGGCCGTGGTGATGACCCTTGCCCAGCACCTGATCGAAAACCCCGAAATCCCCCATGGCCCGATCCGCATCGCATTTACCCCGGACGAGGAAATCGGGCGCGGTGTCGATCCGCGCCTGCCCAAGGATCTGGGCGTCGATTTCGCCTATACGCTGGATGGCAGCGATGTCGGCGAAATCATCTATGAAAGCTTCTCTGCCGACCGCGCGGTGGTGATGATCAAGGGCGTATCGATCCATCCCGGCTGGGCCAAGGAGAAACTGGTCAATGCCGCGCATCTGGCCGCGAAGATCGTGCAGACCCTGCCGCAGGCAACGATGACACCGGAAACCACGGACGAACGCGAAGGTTTTCTGCATGTCACCGATATGAATGGCGGCTCTTCGGAGATGGAGATCAAGCTGATCCTGCGCGATTTCGAACGTGACGGGCTGGCCGCCAAGGGCGAATTGCTGCGCAAGGTCTGCGATGCCGTGCAGGCAAGCGAGCCACGCGCCGAAATCACCTGCGAGATCTATCCACAGTACCGCAACATGCGCTATTGGCTGGAAGAGGACATGACCCCGGTGGATCTGGCGCTTGAGGCCTGCAAGGCCAACGGGATCGAGCCGATTTCGGTCCCGATCCGCGGCGGAACAGATGGATCGCGCCTGACCGAACTGGGGGTGCCGACGCCGAATATCTTTTGCGGGATGCAATGCGTGCACGGACCGCTGGAGTGGGTCTCGGTTCAGGATATGGCGGCGGCCACCAATGTCTGCCTGACCCTCGCAGAGCTGGCGGTCAAGAAGTAG
- a CDS encoding DUF4177 domain-containing protein: protein MQEFEYKVVPAPHKGTKAKGVKTPEDRFAYSIENILNQMAAEGWEYQRAELLPSEERSGLTGSTTNWRNVLIFRRQMSPAPVQAAPFQDTAPAEPPLTAQALSDVETHSPAPDMTAEVQAQEEATGTQQPPEEPMADDNSRPLHRHIRVSDSRDEQ, encoded by the coding sequence ATGCAAGAGTTCGAGTACAAAGTTGTTCCTGCCCCCCACAAAGGCACAAAAGCCAAGGGCGTGAAGACGCCGGAGGACCGCTTTGCCTATTCGATCGAAAATATCCTCAATCAGATGGCGGCTGAAGGCTGGGAGTATCAGCGCGCCGAATTGCTCCCGTCCGAAGAACGTTCAGGGCTGACCGGCTCGACCACCAACTGGCGGAACGTGCTGATCTTTCGGCGTCAGATGTCGCCTGCTCCGGTCCAAGCGGCCCCGTTTCAGGACACCGCGCCCGCTGAGCCACCACTGACCGCTCAGGCGCTTTCTGATGTAGAAACGCACAGTCCAGCCCCGGATATGACCGCCGAAGTTCAAGCTCAAGAGGAGGCGACCGGCACGCAGCAGCCCCCTGAAGAGCCAATGGCAGATGATAACAGCCGTCCGCTGCATCGCCATATCCGCGTGTCAGACTCGCGGGACGAACAGTAA
- a CDS encoding BolA family protein, which yields MSIKQEMENRLQEAFNPSHLEVVDDSDSHIGHAGHDGRGESHFNVMIRAEAFAGMNRVAQHRAVHKALGDIVPRIHALALDIGS from the coding sequence ATGAGCATCAAACAAGAAATGGAAAATCGCCTGCAGGAGGCGTTCAATCCGAGCCACCTGGAGGTCGTTGACGACAGCGACAGCCACATCGGTCATGCGGGCCATGACGGGCGCGGCGAGAGTCACTTTAATGTGATGATCCGGGCTGAGGCCTTTGCGGGGATGAACCGGGTGGCCCAGCATCGCGCTGTGCACAAGGCGCTGGGGGACATCGTGCCCCGCATTCATGCGCTGGCGCTCGATATCGGCAGTTGA
- a CDS encoding DnaJ domain-containing protein, with amino-acid sequence MSKSDPFGFDMSVRSAKKKNPRGRRAVSGAQETSVRTCAKEGCDEPGKFRAPKAPDVLDEYVWFCQEHVREYNQKWNFFQGTTEAELNAQASKDKVWERQTRPMGDPEARAWARLGIEDPHQVLGANATRNPGKNAKAGRRLPATERRAIEILEAKDDWSKAEIRKAYKKLIKVLHPDMNGGDRSQEEQLQEVVWAWDQIKDSRSFK; translated from the coding sequence ATGAGCAAATCAGATCCCTTTGGTTTCGATATGTCCGTCCGCTCCGCGAAAAAGAAGAACCCACGCGGACGAAGGGCAGTCTCCGGAGCCCAGGAAACATCCGTGCGCACCTGCGCCAAGGAAGGCTGCGACGAGCCAGGCAAGTTCCGCGCGCCCAAAGCGCCTGACGTTCTGGACGAATATGTCTGGTTCTGTCAGGAGCACGTGCGCGAATATAATCAGAAATGGAACTTCTTCCAGGGTACGACAGAGGCCGAACTGAATGCCCAGGCCTCCAAGGACAAGGTCTGGGAGCGTCAGACCCGCCCCATGGGTGATCCGGAAGCCCGCGCTTGGGCGCGTCTTGGCATTGAGGATCCGCATCAGGTGCTGGGCGCCAATGCCACGCGCAACCCCGGCAAGAACGCCAAAGCTGGCCGCCGCCTGCCTGCCACGGAACGCCGCGCGATCGAAATTCTGGAGGCCAAGGATGACTGGTCCAAGGCCGAAATCCGGAAAGCCTACAAAAAGCTGATCAAGGTTTTGCACCCCGACATGAATGGCGGCGATCGCAGCCAGGAAGAACAGCTGCAAGAAGTGGTCTGGGCCTGGGATCAAATCAAGGACAGCCGTAGCTTCAAGTAA
- the cobS gene encoding cobaltochelatase subunit CobS: MSDGMLDMNAKPTETVSVRDVFGIDTDMTVKGFAEGSDRVPALDPTYKFDPDTTLAILAGFSHNRRVMIQGYHGTGKSTHIEQVAARLNWPSVRVNLDSHISRIDLIGKDAIKLRDGKQVTEFHEGILPWALRNPVAIVFDEYDAGRADVMFVIQRVLEHDGKLTLLDQNEIITPNPFFRLFATANTVGLGDTTGLYHGTQQINQAQMDRWSLVATLNYLSHDAETAIVLSKAPHYNTEKGRKAVSQMVTVADLTRTAFMNGDLSTVMSPRTVINWAQNAEIFRDVGYAFRLSFLNKCDELERQTVAEFYQRCFDEELPESAANVSLG; the protein is encoded by the coding sequence ATGAGCGACGGCATGCTGGATATGAATGCGAAACCGACCGAGACCGTTTCGGTCCGCGATGTGTTTGGGATTGACACCGACATGACCGTAAAGGGCTTTGCAGAAGGCTCTGACCGTGTGCCCGCGCTGGATCCCACCTACAAGTTCGACCCGGACACCACGCTGGCAATCCTGGCAGGCTTCAGCCACAATCGCCGCGTGATGATCCAAGGTTATCACGGCACGGGTAAGTCGACCCATATCGAACAGGTTGCCGCGCGCCTGAACTGGCCGTCGGTTCGCGTGAACCTCGACAGTCACATCAGCCGGATCGACCTGATCGGCAAGGACGCGATCAAACTGCGCGACGGCAAGCAGGTGACCGAATTCCACGAAGGCATCCTGCCGTGGGCGCTGCGCAACCCGGTTGCCATCGTCTTTGACGAATATGACGCCGGCCGCGCCGACGTAATGTTCGTGATCCAGCGTGTGCTGGAGCATGACGGCAAGCTGACCCTCCTCGATCAGAACGAGATCATCACCCCGAACCCCTTCTTCCGCCTGTTTGCCACCGCAAACACGGTGGGTCTGGGCGACACCACCGGCCTCTATCACGGCACCCAGCAGATCAACCAGGCCCAGATGGACCGCTGGTCGCTGGTCGCGACGCTGAACTATCTCAGCCATGATGCGGAAACCGCCATCGTTTTGTCCAAAGCGCCACATTACAACACCGAGAAGGGCCGCAAGGCCGTCAGCCAGATGGTGACCGTCGCGGACCTGACCCGCACCGCCTTCATGAACGGGGATCTGTCCACCGTGATGTCGCCCCGGACCGTGATCAACTGGGCACAAAACGCCGAGATCTTCCGCGACGTGGGCTATGCCTTCCGCCTGTCGTTCCTCAACAAATGCGACGAGCTGGAGCGCCAGACCGTGGCCGAATTCTACCAGCGTTGCTTTGACGAGGAACTGCCCGAAAGCGCGGCAAACGTGAGCCTCGGCTGA